A single region of the Streptomyces caelestis genome encodes:
- the rpe gene encoding ribulose-phosphate 3-epimerase, producing the protein MAAQINPSILSADFARLADEAKAVEGADWLHVDVMDNHFVPNLTLGVPVVESLARATDTPLDCHLMIEAPDRWAPQYVEAGAGSVTFHVEAAAAPVRLAREIRAKGARASMALKPATPIEPYEDLLPELDMLLIMTVEPGFGGQAFLDIMLPKIRRTRELISKHGLELWLQVDGGVSASTIERCADAGADVFVAGSAVYGANDPAEAVRALRTQAEAATAKASWACDH; encoded by the coding sequence ATGGCCGCGCAGATCAACCCCAGCATCCTGTCCGCCGACTTCGCTCGCCTCGCGGACGAGGCGAAGGCGGTGGAGGGAGCCGACTGGCTCCACGTCGACGTCATGGACAACCATTTCGTCCCGAACCTCACGCTCGGTGTGCCGGTCGTGGAGTCGCTGGCGCGTGCGACGGACACTCCGCTGGACTGCCACCTGATGATCGAGGCCCCCGATCGGTGGGCGCCCCAGTACGTCGAAGCGGGGGCCGGTTCCGTCACCTTCCACGTCGAGGCGGCCGCCGCACCGGTCCGGCTCGCCCGGGAGATCCGTGCCAAGGGCGCCCGCGCCTCCATGGCGCTGAAGCCCGCGACCCCCATCGAGCCGTACGAGGACCTGCTCCCCGAGCTCGACATGCTGCTGATCATGACGGTCGAACCGGGCTTCGGGGGACAGGCCTTCCTCGACATCATGCTTCCGAAGATTCGCCGCACCCGCGAGTTGATCAGCAAGCACGGTCTGGAGCTCTGGCTCCAGGTCGACGGCGGAGTCTCCGCCTCCACCATCGAGCGGTGCGCGGACGCCGGAGCCGACGTCTTCGTGGCCGGATCGGCGGTCTACGGGGCAAACGACCCGGCCGAGGCGGTACGTGCACTACGCACGCAGGCCGAGGCGGCCACCGCCAAGGCCTCCTGGGCCTGCGACCACTGA
- a CDS encoding MMPL family transporter produces the protein MKQGVAHLVCGRRAKWLVLVLWVVVLFVAAPFAMKLTDAQDNDASSWLPGSAESTQVLELSEDFRPEQIPAIVIYARDSGLTVQDRAEIAEDVRQLKELRDHGIRGAETRGPVFDRQTDPRAAQVFVPITMDEEGWERISPAVDSIRDDVGEGGGGLAVHITGPGGTSADFAEAFEGIDSTLLFSAMTVVIVMLLITYRSLTLLLIPLISVVCALFASQALIYLLAEHAGLTVNGQSAGILTVLVFGAGTDYALLLVARYREELRRHEDRHEAMALALHRAGPAVLASGATVVLSMLVLLAAEMNSTSGLGPVAAIGVAVALLAMMSLFPALLVIFGRWIFWPVVPHHGAPDPTEHGIWARMGRRIARRPRTTWAVTALALAVCSLGLIQLRAEGIGNADAFTGTPDSITGQEVSARYFPAGSGDPLVIISNQAQAEQVGRAVAATQGVVPQSLGLPPGTKPAFEGKVLFEATMTAPADSEAAKETVERVRDTVHAVPDADARVGGGTAALLDMDEATTHDNMLIIPLVLVVVLLILCVLLRALIAPLLLIGTVILSFAAALGISALAFRYLFDYAGEATDFPLFVFVFLVALGIDYNIFLTTRIREEAAGQGTRAGVVTGLATTGAVITSAGLVLAGTFAALGTLPMVAFAEIGFAVALGVLIDTFVVRSVLVTSLFLDVGPKVWWPHRLAREDGGAAARERVGAGVSRSGG, from the coding sequence ATGAAACAGGGCGTCGCGCACCTCGTCTGCGGGCGGCGGGCCAAGTGGCTGGTGCTGGTCCTGTGGGTGGTGGTGCTGTTCGTCGCCGCGCCGTTCGCCATGAAGCTCACCGACGCCCAGGACAACGACGCGTCGTCCTGGCTGCCGGGGTCCGCGGAGTCGACGCAGGTGCTGGAGCTCTCCGAGGACTTCCGGCCGGAGCAGATCCCGGCGATCGTGATCTACGCCCGGGACAGCGGGCTGACGGTCCAGGACCGGGCGGAGATCGCCGAGGACGTGCGGCAGCTCAAGGAGCTGCGTGACCACGGCATCCGGGGCGCGGAGACCCGGGGGCCGGTCTTCGACCGGCAGACGGATCCGCGGGCGGCGCAGGTCTTCGTGCCGATCACGATGGACGAGGAGGGCTGGGAGCGGATCTCGCCCGCCGTCGACTCCATCCGGGACGACGTCGGCGAGGGCGGCGGCGGGCTGGCCGTGCACATCACGGGCCCGGGCGGTACGTCGGCGGACTTCGCGGAGGCATTCGAGGGCATCGACTCGACGCTGCTGTTCTCGGCGATGACCGTCGTCATCGTCATGCTGCTCATCACCTACCGCAGCCTGACCCTGCTGCTGATCCCCCTGATCTCGGTGGTCTGCGCGCTGTTCGCCTCCCAGGCGCTGATCTACCTGCTGGCCGAGCACGCGGGCCTGACGGTCAACGGCCAGAGCGCCGGCATTCTCACGGTGCTGGTCTTCGGGGCGGGGACGGACTACGCCCTGCTGCTGGTCGCCCGCTACCGGGAGGAGCTGCGCCGGCACGAGGACCGGCACGAGGCGATGGCCCTGGCGCTGCACCGCGCGGGCCCCGCGGTGCTCGCCTCCGGCGCGACGGTCGTGCTGAGCATGCTGGTGCTGCTGGCCGCCGAGATGAACTCCACCAGCGGCCTGGGACCGGTGGCCGCCATCGGCGTCGCGGTCGCCCTGCTGGCGATGATGAGCCTCTTCCCCGCCCTGCTGGTGATCTTCGGCCGGTGGATCTTCTGGCCGGTGGTCCCGCACCACGGCGCGCCCGACCCGACCGAGCACGGCATCTGGGCGCGCATGGGCCGCCGTATCGCCCGCCGCCCGCGCACGACGTGGGCCGTCACGGCACTGGCCCTGGCTGTCTGTTCGCTGGGCCTGATCCAGCTGCGCGCGGAGGGCATCGGCAACGCGGACGCGTTCACCGGGACACCGGACTCGATCACCGGCCAGGAGGTGTCGGCGCGCTACTTCCCGGCGGGCAGCGGCGATCCCCTGGTCATCATCAGCAACCAGGCGCAGGCCGAGCAGGTGGGCCGCGCGGTCGCGGCGACGCAGGGCGTGGTCCCGCAGTCCCTCGGGCTGCCGCCCGGCACCAAACCGGCCTTCGAGGGCAAGGTCCTGTTCGAGGCCACCATGACCGCCCCGGCGGACAGCGAGGCCGCCAAGGAGACGGTCGAGCGGGTGCGGGACACCGTGCACGCGGTGCCGGACGCCGACGCCCGGGTGGGTGGCGGTACGGCGGCCCTGCTGGACATGGACGAGGCGACCACGCACGACAACATGCTGATCATCCCGCTGGTGCTGGTGGTCGTCCTGCTGATCCTGTGCGTCCTGCTGCGCGCCCTGATCGCCCCCCTGCTGCTGATCGGGACGGTGATCCTGTCGTTCGCGGCGGCCCTCGGCATCAGCGCGCTGGCCTTCCGGTACCTCTTCGACTACGCGGGCGAGGCGACCGACTTCCCGTTGTTCGTCTTCGTCTTCCTGGTCGCCCTGGGCATCGACTACAACATCTTCCTCACCACGCGCATCCGCGAGGAGGCGGCCGGCCAGGGCACCAGAGCGGGCGTGGTCACCGGGCTCGCCACCACCGGAGCGGTCATCACCTCCGCCGGCCTGGTCCTGGCCGGCACCTTCGCCGCCCTCGGCACCCTCCCGATGGTCGCCTTCGCCGAGATCGGCTTCGCGGTCGCCCTCGGCGTCCTCATCGACACGTTCGTCGTGCGCTCGGTCCTGGTCACGTCACTGTTCCTGGACGTGGGCCCGAAGGTGTGGTGGCCGCACCGGCTGGCCAGGGAGGACGGCGGTGCGGCGGCCCGGGAGAGGGTCGGAGCGGGGGTCAGCCGGTCCGGCGGATGA